A portion of the Drosophila innubila isolate TH190305 chromosome 3L unlocalized genomic scaffold, UK_Dinn_1.0 0_D_3L, whole genome shotgun sequence genome contains these proteins:
- the LOC117786305 gene encoding venom dipeptidyl peptidase 4 isoform X2: MSAKDVSATETAQSDQNLVYSKEKKRRVRIILSIVGAVIAVALLATMIVFIVGSGDGSGDTEKTGDKAINLEDVLSGQLYAKRFNGSWSNGNTVIYKTLADIVELDTKTQVVTTLLSNAAHYFLYEKSADGQYLLLAKNFKKSFRYSFQAQYDIYSLSNKSLTPLTIQNQQVFVSMVQWSPVGNALIINFDRNLYYKKSALDDEIAITTTETGNFLNGIPDWVYEEEVFGSNVATWFNPSGTQIAFIQFDDSPTHVINFPYYGEPGDVRFQYPLHHEIHYPKAGSSNPRVVLFTADLKRALAGNEFLTAMPIPSTLNTETDYIVTVVSWLDDNNVLSIWMNRIQNAAYVVTFDGRGRKQLYSTESKTGWVDLYTAPFKNRNGSRLAFVLPHENYKQLQLLSTDVLNAELEPLTSGKFVVDSILHWDASHDIIFYTANTEEHPEQLHLYAIRAVTTRKQTPNCLTCKLMTSGAVEQTYYSAIFNDNNQIVITSLGPGIPTTAIYEWSYGNSQVTLKKLLDWETNQVLRAKLEGVALPTHKILTVNIDGGFQAKVLLQLPPNLDTSGKTKYPMLVDVYGGPDSYSVTNKWMMDWGTYLSSNQSVIYAKIDGRGSGLRGETLLHAIYLQLGTVEINDQTTVTQNLTKLFNYIDAKHVGIWGWSYGGYAAAMALANDENEVFKCAASIAPVTDWTYYDSIYTERYMGLPDTNQEGYSNSRLSTRAQKLRGKKYLLVHGTSDDNVHYQQAMILAKNLERHDILFKQISYADEDHGLINVRPHLYHSLDRFFGECFASSRLMKSAK; this comes from the exons ATGTCTGCCAAGGATGTTTCCGCGACTGAAACAGCACAAAGCGATCAG AACCTGGTCTATTCCAAGGAGAAGAAACGCCGAGTGCGGATCATATTGAGCATTGTTGGTGCCGTTATTGCTGTAGCCCTATTGGCTACTATGATAGTGTTCATTGTGGGATCCGGTGATGGTAGCGGTGATACTGAAAAGACAGGGGATAAGGCCATCAATCTGGAGGATGTGTTGAGTGGTCAATTATATGCGAAACGCTTTAATGGCAGCTGGAGCAATGGGAATACAGTGATATATAAGACACTTGCG gATATTGTGGAATTGGATACGAAAACGCAGGTGGTCACGACTCTATTGTCAAATGCAGCCCATTATTTTCTCTACGAAAAATCTGCAGATGGTCAATACCTGCTGTTGGCCAAGAACTTTAAGAAGAGCTTCCGCTACAGTTTCCAAGCCCAATATGACATCTATAGCCTGAGCAATAAATCTTTAACACCGCTGACCATACAGAATCAACAAGTCTTTGTGAGCATGGTCCAATGGTCTCCGGTGGGAAATGCGCTGATCATCAACTTCGATCGCAATTTGTACTATAAGAAGAGCGCTCTGGATGACGAGATTGCCATTACAACGACAGAGACTGGTAATTTTCTGAATGGCATACCCGATTGGGTGTATGAGGAGGAGGTATTCGGCTCAAATGTCGCCACCTGGTTCAATCCCTCGGGCACTCAAATCGCCTTCATTCAGTTTGATGATTCGCCAACGCATGTCATCAATTTCCCTTACTACGGCGAACCGGGAGATGTGCGCTTCCAGTATCCATTGCATCACGAGATTCACTATCCCAAGGCGGGCTCATCCAATCCTCGTGTTGTTCTCTTTACGGCCGATCTCAAGCGTGCCTTGGCCGGCAATGAGTTCCTTACAGCCATGCCGATTCCAAGTACTCTCAACACTGAAACTGATTATATTGTCACCGTTGTCAGTTGGTTGGATGACAATAATGTACTTTCTATTTGGATGAATCGCATTCAAAACGCTGCCTATGTTGTAACCTTTGATGGACGAGGCCGAAAACAG CTCTACAGCACGGAATCGAAAACTGGTTGGGTTGATCTGTATACAGCTCCCTTTAAGAACCGCAATGGTTCCCGCCTGGCCTTTGTGCTGCCCCATGAGAACTAcaagcaactgcagctgctgtcgACAGATGTGCTCAATGCAGAGCTGGAGCCACTGACGAGTGGCAAATTTGTGGTGGACAGCATACTCCACTGGGATGCGTCGCATGACATCATCTTCTATACAGCGAACACGGAGGAGCATCCAGAGCAACTGCATCTCTATGCGATTCGTGCGGTAACGACTCGAAAACAGACGCCAAATTGTCTGACATGTAAACTGATGACATCGGGAGCTGTGGAGCAGACATACTACTCGGCCATCTTTAATGACAATAACCAAATTGTGATTACATCCTTGGGACCGGGAATACCTACAACTGCCATCTATGAATGGAGCTATGGGAACT CTCAGGTTACGTTGAAGAAACTTCTCGATTGGGAAACAAATCAGGTACTACGTGCCAAGCTGGAGGGCGTGGCTCTGCCCACACATAAGATACTCACAGTCAACATTGATGGGGGATTCCAGGCTAAGGTGCTGCTTCAATTACCCCCCAATTTGGATACAAGcggcaaaacaaaatatccCATGCTGGTCGATGTCTACGGCGGACCCGATTCCTATTCC gTGACCAACAAATGGATGATGGACTGGGGCACTTACCTCTCCTCAAATCAGTCTGTGATCTATGCCAAGATTGATGGACGCGGTTCTGGATTGCGTGGTGAAACTCTATTGCATGCCATCTATCTACAGCTGGGCACCGTGGAAATAAATGATCAGACTACAGTCACACA AAATCTGACGAAATTGTTTAACTATATAGATGCTAAACACGTTGGCATCTGGGGTTGGAGTTATGGTGGCTACGCGGCTGCCATGGCGCTGGCTAATGATGAAAACGAAGTATTCAAGTGTGCCGCCTCCATAGCACCTGTCACCGATTGGACCTATTATG ATTCTATTTATACGGAACGTTATATGGGTCTGCCGGATACGAATCAGGAAGGCTATTCCAACTCCAGGCTGAGCACGCGTGCCCAGAAACTACGGGGCAAGAAATATTTACTTGTTCATGGCACATCCGATGATAATGTCCACTATCAGCAGGCCATGATATTGGCCAAGAATCTGGAACGCCACGATATTCTCTTCAAGCAAATT aGCTACGCCGATGAGGATCATGGACTGATCAATGTGCGTCCGCATTTATATCATTCTCTGGATCGTTTCTTTGGCGAATGCTTTGCCAGCAGTCGCCTCATGAAAAGCGCCAAATAA
- the LOC117786315 gene encoding mucin-5AC, with protein MTSGPGGGGGGSGGGGQPAQQQQHKCNNNNSSSSSSGGNSAAATATVNSSNTQTTAAAAATTTATATGGTLQRRVLRGHAAQTTSGERVLLINYVPQSGTAGTTSTTSTVSTSTQLPTRKILQARATATAAATAAAATTTSAAGTAVGAGTAAAATTSVAATGDAITTPTVSFAGLGSEVTVTLTRTNQRASVTNVTAAGHIVRNQQQTVYQTTNTATSSGSTSTTPMHETVQHIATPTTPPPLRWQQQQQHEYQHEHHLVEQEHIIIDHHQQSDADDQLIEYDGSEGVVIEDHQQQHQHQQHHHHHQQQQQQQHHLHHHQLELQEDLQDHDPEQQQHHDVVQEVYLQ; from the exons ATGACCAGCGGCCCtggaggaggtggaggaggaTCCGGGGGCGGTGGGCAGCCagcgcaacagcaacaaca taaatgcaacaacaataacagcagcagcagcagcagcggcggcaacagcgcggcagcaacagcaacagtgaaCAGCAGCAATACTCAGAcgacagcagcggcagcagcaacaacaactgcaactgcaactggtgGAACCCTGCAGCGACGTGTGTTGCGCGGACATGCGGCGCAAACAACCAGCGGGGAGAGAGTGTTGCTCATTAACTATGTGCCACAATCGGGAACAGCAGgaacaacatcgacaacttCCACAGTCAGCACATCAACACAGTTGCCCACACGCAAGATACTCCAGGCCAGAGCCacggcgacagcagcagcaacagcagcagcagctacaacaacatcagcagcaggaacagcagTAGGAGCgggcacagcagcagcagcaacaacaagtgttGCTGCAACAGGCGATGCCATCACAACACCAACAGTCTCCTTTGCTGGCCTCGGCTCTGAGGTGACAGTCACACTGACGCGCACAAATCAACGTGCCAGCGTCACAAATGTCACAGCCGCCGGTCATATTGTTAGGAATCAACAACAGACAGTTTATCAGACGACGAACACAGCGACATCAAGCGGATCAACGAGCACAACACCAATGCATGAGACAGTGCAACATATTgcgacaccaacaacaccgcCACCATTGcgttggcagcagcaacaacagcacgaATATCAACATGAACATCATCTGGTGGAACAAGAACACATTATCATTGATCATCATCAGCAATCCGATGCAGATGATCAGTTAATCGAATACGATGGCAGCGAGGGTGTTGTTATCGAggatcatcagcagcagcatcagcatcaacaacatcatcatcaccatcagcaacagcaacagcaacaacatcatctgcatcatcatcaactAGAGCTGCAAGAGGATCTGCAGGATCACGATccagagcagcaacagcatcatgATGTTGTGCAGGAGGTATATTTGCAGTAA
- the LOC117786313 gene encoding thioredoxin-2 — protein sequence MASGARDKNKPKKVITITSKADFDKTIEEAGNKHVLVEFFATWCGPCAIIGPHLEQMANEYEECLLVLKIDVDDNVELAEQYDINSMPSFLIIKDKVTLEQFVGSNAEKVQTTLQKFCGKPEDRNAIKPGTSAKPAEKPPMKFMSLLKTVTPVIMKPDSSKPADKK from the coding sequence ATGGCATCCGGCGCTCGCGATAAGAACAAACCTAAAAAGGTTATCACAATCACATCGAAGGCTGATTTTGATAAGACCATCGAGGAGGCTGGCAATAAGCATGTTTTGGTTGAGTTCTTTGCCACATGGTGTGGTCCATGTGCCATCATTGGGCCACACCTGGAACAGATGGCCAACGAGTATGAAGAGTGTCTGCTTGTGCTCAAAATCGATGTGGATGACAATGTGGAGCTGGCCGAGCAGTATGATATTAATAGCATGCCCTCCTTTCTGATTATCAAAGATAAGGTAACACTCGAGCAGTTTGTCGGCAGCAATGCCGAAAAAGTGCAAACAACTCTGCAAAAATTCTGTGGTAAGCCGGAGGACCGAAATGCCATTAAGCCTGGTACTAGCGCCAAACCCGCTGAGAAACCGCCAATGAAATTTATGTCTTTGCTCAAAACTGTAACACCGGTCATTATGAAACCGGATTCATCAAAGCCAGCGGATAAAAAGTAA